In a single window of the Drosophila albomicans strain 15112-1751.03 chromosome 3, ASM965048v2, whole genome shotgun sequence genome:
- the LOC117570915 gene encoding collagen alpha-2(IV) chain isoform X4, producing MLPFRWGMLIGVVLLIAYTNGAAIDQSSVDDDAELTPLTDLERTKRYVRGQTQSQYLNFGKPEEDGKAEAEANENGSRSTVSGSHGMGQAQSQFSSGDCSECSGYPSASGIAGTGGSSLYPSGPGLSGRPDAIISLPGTGTGYGQQPGGIGTQPGYGQTGGQTGSAGQPGVGSLSGIGGQPGIGGQPGPGGQLGGAGTQQIGIGGGPAGGQPSGQPGVGGTVSQPGTQSGTGQPGGPPGYGTQGGSGQPGYGTQPGVSGQPGVEGTTGYGTQPGSSTGQPGYGSQPGVSGQPGVGTQPGSIAGQPGYGAQPGVGGTGVAGTQPGAGAGQPGYGAQPGVSGQPGVSGTGGYGTQPGSGSGQPGYGTQPGVGGTAGYGTQPGSGAGQPGYGTQPGSGAGQPGYGTQPGVSGTAGYGTQPGSGAVQPGYGTQPGVSGTAGYGTQPGSGAGQPSYGTQPGVGGTAGYGTQPGSGAGQPGYGTQPGSGAGQPGYGTQPGVSGTAGYGTQPGSGAGQPGYGTQPGVSGTTGYGTQPGSGAGQPGYGTQPGSGAGQPGYGTQPGVSGTAGYGTQPGSGAGQPGYGTQPGVGGTAGYGTQPGSGAGQPSYGTQPGSGAGQPGYGAQPGTGGYSGTRGDQPATGPAYGSQTGFGGQPGYGTQPGTAGQPGISGVQPGTGVGQPGYGTQPGVSGQPGIGGGQPGTGVGQPGYGTQPGVSGQPGVGGGQPGLVYPGYGTQPGSGGQPGIGGGQPGTGVGQPGYGTQPGVSGQPGIGGGQPGLVYPGYGTQPSSGGQPGIGGGQPGLVYPGYGTQPGSGGQPGIGGGQPGTGVGQPGYGTQPGVSGQPGIGGGQPGLVYPGYGTQPGTGGQPGIGGGQPGTGVGQQGYGTQPGISGQPGIGGGQPGTGVGQPGYGTQPGGQPGYGTQPGVGGQTVIGGGQPGTGQRQPGYGTQPGIGGQPGIGGGQPGTGVGQPGYGTQPGVGGQPGIGGGQPGTGQGQPGYGTQPGIGGQPGIGGGQPGTGVGQPGYGTQPGVGGQPGIGGGQPGTGQGQPGYGTQPGVGGQPGFGGGQPGTGVGQPGYGTQPGIGGQPGYGIQPGVGGQSGIGGGQPGTGVGQPGYGTQPGIGGQPGIGGGQSGTGVGQQGYGTQPGIGGQPGIGGGQPGTGVGQPGYGTQPGIGGQPGYGIQPGVGGQPGIGGGQPGTGVGQPGYGTQSGIAGQPGIGGGQPGTGVGQPGYGTQPGVGGQPGIGGGQPGTGVGQPGYGTQPGIAGVQPGGGIGQPGVGGSQIGAPGRYTTGPGVGLPSINGVGTPGGAGYSGATGLLPSGASGSGGVDDAFSQAESVIGDGQASASAQGKKNGGTANTQVSGTYSKGSSFSANAMTSDGDRSASAQVTGNADGAMSQSQGSGGPSQSQAQVQLNNKDGGTKASSQSGGLIHQSQSEVQANDKGGLADAQSSGPGQTSSQAQIGFRPGQDNNGAAAQGGGQASAQSGAHSGQSQSQIHGTSSFGVSYHGAAQSASGTKEQVATYREQNRELFNTISQFGNPGTAVTDRVDAVYSGPSLTSESDRIPELQLKSTKTSKEQDDKTSQPEPSLTENEEVDEGELPEDEYDEDDYYTEPAKPIKLEDYPASASQTKDQQPAPSASAPAPTLTYSQSSPTQKQQAAVPNSPTDAYKVIQNQNGRVNTYPTRTTTETVPSGFRGTVNVEKKFHTKALELHKPKKVNISLEEEDAKPTDVVAQKPRAPDSYVTVTKSVTGSMDNSKNPPQENKNFQSTYYTKSSTCGYFTFSCNIVYGANGRSKICRPKAPANSKC from the exons ATGTTGCCCTTTCGATGGGGCATGCTGATTGGTGTGGTGCTTCTCATAGCATACACAAATGGAGCGGCCATA GATCAATCatctgttgatgatgatgctgagcTGACTCCCCTGACTGATTTAGAGAGAACCAAAAGATA TGTTCGGGGACAAACACAGTCTCAGTACTTAAACTTCGGTAAGCCCGAAGAGGATGGCAAGGCGGAGGCGGAAGCTAATGAAAATGGGTCTCGTTCAACTGTTT CTGGAAGTCATGGCATGGGACAAGCACAGAGTCAGTTTTCTTCAGGAGATTGCAGTGAATGTTCTGGATATCCCAGTGCCAGTGGCATAGCAGGTACTGGCGGCTCATCTCTATATCCGAGTGGTCCTGGCCTCTCTGGTAGACCCGATGCTATCATAAGTCTTCCTGGCACTG GAACCGGCTATGGACAACAACCAGGCGGTATTGGAACTCAGCCCGGATATGGACAAACTGGTGGTCAAACCGGTAGCGCTGGACAACCCGGTGTTGGTAGTCTGTCCGGAATTGGTGGACAACCCGGCATCGGCGGCCAACCTGGACCTGGAGGACAACTTGGTGGTGCAGGCACCCAGCAAATTGGAATCGGTGGAGGACCTGCTGGAGGTCAACCAAGTGGCCAACCTGGTGTAGGAGGTACAGTTAGCCAACCTGGAACACAATCAGGAACAGGTCAGCCAGGAGGGCCACCTGGGTATGGAACCCAAGGAGGAAGTGGACAACCTGGATACGGAACGCAACCAGGAGTCAGCGGTCAACCTGGAGTGGAAGGTACTACTGGTTATGGCACTCAACCGGGATCAAGTACAGGTCAGCCTGGATATGGATCTCAGCCAGGAGTAAGCGGACAGCCTGGCGTAGGAACTCAACCTGGTTCAATCGCCGGCCAACCTGGTTATGGAGCTCAGCCAGGAGTTGGTGGTACTGGTGTTGCTGGAACTCAACCGGGAGCAGGAGCAGGTCAGCCAGGATATGGAGCTCAGCCAGGAGTAAGTGGACAGCCTGGAGTAAGTGGTACCGGTGGTTATGGAACTCAACCTGGATCAGGCTCAGGTCAACCTGGTTATGGAACTCAACCAGGAGTAGGTGGTACTGCTGGCTATGGTACTCAACCTGGATCAGGAGCAGGTCAACCTGGTTATGGAACTCAGCCTGGATCAGGAGCAGGCCAACCTGGTTATGGAACTCAACCAGGAGTAAGTGGTACTGCCGGTTATGGAACTCAACCTGGATCAGGCGCAGTTCAGCCCGGTTATGGAACTCAGCCAGGAGTTAGTGGTACTGCTGGTTATGGAACTCAACCTGGATCAGGCGCAGGCCAACCTAGTTATGGAACTCAACCTGGAGTAGGTGGTACTGCTGGTTATGGAACTCAACCTGGATCAGGAGCAGGTCAACCTGGTTATGGAACTCAGCCTGGATCAGGAGCAGGCCAACCTGGTTATGGAACTCAACCAGGAGTAAGTGGTACTGCCGGTTATGGAACTCAACCTGGATCAGGCGCAGGTCAGCCCGGTTATGGAACTCAACCAGGAGTTAGTGGTACTACTGGTTATGGAACTCAACCTGGATCAGGAGCAGGTCAACCTGGTTATGGAACTCAGCCTGGATCAGGAGCAGGCCAACCTGGTTATGGAACTCAACCAGGTGTAAGTGGTACTGCCGGTTATGGAACTCAACCTGGATCAGGCGCAGGTCAGCCCGGTTATGGAACTCAGCCAGGAGTTGGTGGTACTGCTGGTTATGGAACTCAACCTGGATCAGGAGCAGGTCAACCTAGTTATGGAACTCAGCCTGGATCAGGCGCAGGCCAACCTGGATACGGTGCTCAACCCGGTACCGGCGGATATTCTGGAACTCGTGGAGATCAACCTGCCACAGGACCTGCTTATGGAAGTCAAACTGGATTTGGGGGGCAACCTGGCTATGGAACTCAGCCAGGAACCGCTGGCCAGCCTGGAATCAGTGGAGTTCAACCAGGAACAGGAGTAGGACAACCAGGGTATGGAACTCAACCTGGTGTTAGTGGACAGCCTGGAATTGGCGGAGGTCAACCCGGAACAGGGGTAGGACAACCTGGTTATGGAACTCAACCTGGTGTTAGTGGACAGCCTGGAGTTGGAGGCGGTCAACCAGGATTAGTTTACCCTGGATATGGAACTCAACCCGGTAGTGGTGGACAGCCTGGAATTGGAGGAGGTCAACCCGGAACAGGGGTAGGACAACCTGGTTATGGAACTCAACCTGGTGTTAGTGGACAGCCTGGAATTGGAGGCGGTCAACCAGGATTAGTTTACCCTGGTTATGGAACTCAACCCAGTAGTGGTGGACAGCCTGGAATTGGAGGAGGCCAACCAGGATTAGTTTACCCTGGATATGGAACTCAACCCGGTAGTGGTGGACAGCCTGGAATTGGAGGAGGTCAACCAGGAACAGGGGTAGGACAACCTGGTTATGGAACTCAACCTGGTGTTAGTGGACAGCCTGGAATTGGAGGCGGTCAACCAGGATTAGTTTACCCTGGTTATGGAACTCAACCCGGTACTGGTGGACAGCCTGGAATTGGAGGAGGTCAACCCGGAACTGGAGTAGGACAGCAAGGTTATGGAACCCAACCCGGTATTAGTGGGCAGCCTGGAATTGGCGGAGGTCAACCAGGAACTGGAGTAGGACAGCCTGGATATGGAACTCAACCTGGTGGACAGCCTGGTTATGGAACACAACCCGGTGTTGGTGGACAGACAGTTATTGGGGGAGGTCAACCAGGAACTGGACAAAGACAGCCTGGTTATGGAACTCAACCCGGTATTGGTGGACAGCCTGGAATTGGTGGAGGTCAACCAGGAACAGGAGTAGGACAGCCTGGTTATGGAACTCAACCCGGTGTTGGTGGACAGCCTGGAATTGGCGGAG GTCAACCAGGAACTGGACAAGGACAGCCTGGATATGGAACTCAACCCGGTATTGGTGGACAGCCTGGAATTGGTGGAGGTCAACCAGGAACAGGAGTAGGACAGCCTGGTTATGGAACTCAACCCGGCGTTGGTGGACAGCCTGGAATTGGCGGAGGTCAACCAGGAACTGGACAAGGACAGCCTGGTTATGGAACACAACCTGGTGTTGGTGGACAGCCTGGATTTGGCGGAGGTCAACCCGGAACTGGAGTTGGACAGCCTGGTTATGGTACTCAACCCGGTATTGGTGGACAGCCTGGATATGGAATTCAACCTGGTGTTGGTGGACAATCTGGAATTGGCGGAGGTCAACCCGGAACTGGAGTTGGACAGCCTGGTTATGGTACTCAACCCGGTATTGGTGGACAGCCTGGAATTGGTGGAGGTCAATCAGGAACAGGAGTAGGACAGCAAGGTTATGGAACTCAACCCGGTATTGGTGGACAGCCTGGAATTGGCGGAGGTCAACCCGGAACTGGAGTTGGACAGCCTGGTTATGGTACTCAACCCGGTATTGGTGGACAGCCTGGATATGGAATTCAACCTGGTGTTGGTGGACAACCTGGGATTGGCGGAGGTCAACCCGGAACTGGAGTTGGACAGCCTGGTTATGGTACTCAATCCGGTATTGCTGGACAGCCTGGAATTGGTGGAGGTCAACCAGGAACAGGAGTAGGACAGCCTGGTTATGGAACACAACCTGGTGTTGGTGGACAGCCTGGAATTGGCGGAGGTCAACCCGGAACTGGAGTAGGACAGCCAGGTTATGGAACTCAGCCTGGTATTGCAGGAGTACAACCTGGAGGTGGCATAGGACAACCAGGTGTTGGGGGTAGCCAAATTGGAGCTCCTGGACGTTACACAACTGGTCCTGGAGTTGGTTTACCTTCTATTAATGGCGTTG GTACCCCTGGTGGTGCAGGATATAGCGGAGCGACTGGTCTTCTTCCAAGCGGAGCGTCTG GTTCTGGTGGAGTGGATGACGCTTTCTCACAGGCCGAGTCAGTAATTGGAGATGGTCAAGCATCGGCCAGTGCACAAGGCAAGAAGAATGGAGGTACAGCCAATACGCAAGTGTCTGGCACCTACTCGAAGGGAAGTTCGTTCAGTGCAAACGCAATGACTTCCGATGGCGATCGTTCAGCCAGCGCACAAGTTACAGGAAACGCTGATGGGGCAATGAGTCAGTCACAAGGCTCAGGAGGTCCTTCACAATCACAAGCTCAAGTCCAACTTAATAACAAGGATGGAGGTACCAAAGCGTCTTCTCAGAGCGGAGGTCTCATACACCAAAGCCAGAGCGAAGTGCAGGCCAACGATAAGGGCGGATTAGCTGATGCTCAATCCAGTGGACCTGGTCAAACTTCTTCGCAGGCGCAAATCGGTTTCCGACCAGGTCAGGATAACAACGGAGCAGCTGCCCAGGGTGGTGGCCAAGCATCAGCACAATCGGGTGCTCACTCTGGACAGAGTCAATCGCAAATACACGGCACGTCTAG CTTTGGTGTATCATACCATGGTGCTGCTCAATCTGCATCAGGCACAAAAGAACAGGTTGCCACTTATCGCGAGCAGAATAGAGAGCTTTTCAATACAATCAGCCAGTTTGGCAACCCTGGCACTGC TGTGACCGATCGCGTTGACGCCGTCTACAGTGGCCCATCGCTTACATCGGAATCCGATAGGATTCCCGAACTACAGCTAAAATCCACTAAAACGAGCAAGGAACAAGATGACAAGACCAGTCAGCCCGAGCCTTCATTAACCGAGAACGAAGAAGTAGATGAAGGTGAGCTGCCCGAAGATGAATACGATGAAGATGACTACTACACTGAGCCTGCTAAGCCGATTAAGCTGGAAGACTATCCCGCATCTGCTAGTCAAACGAAGGATCAGCAGCCAGCTCCATCAGCATCAGCTCCAGCACCAACTTTAACCTATTCTCAATCCTCACccacacaaaagcaacaggCGGCTGTGCCGAATTCGCCTACAGACGCATACAAAGTGATTCAGAATCAAAATGGTCGTGTCAACACTTATCCCACCCGTACCACCACCGAAACGGTTCCAAGCGGCTTCCGCGGTACCGTTAACGTAGAGAAAAAGTTTCACACAAAAGCTTTAGAGTTGCATAAGCCTAAGAAGGTTAACATCAGTCTCGAGGAGGAGGATGCCAAGCCAACTGATGTTGTCGCCCAAAAGCCACGCGCCCCCGACAGTTATGTAACTGTCACCAAGTCGGTGACTGGCAGCATGGATAACTCAAAGAATCCGCCTCAGGAGAATAAAAACTTCCAGTCCACATATTACACAAAGTCGTCGACGTGCGGCTATTTCACATTCTCTTGCAACATTGTCTATGGTGCCAATGGACGCAGTAAGATCTGTCGGCCTAAGGCGCCGGCGAACAGCAAGTGCTAG
- the LOC117570915 gene encoding collagen alpha-1(IV) chain isoform X5 produces MLPFRWGMLIGVVLLIAYTNGAAIDQSSVDDDAELTPLTDLERTKRYVRGQTQSQYLNFGKPEEDGKAEAEANENGSRSTVSGSHGMGQAQSQFSSGDCSECSGYPSASGIAGTGGSSLYPSGPGLSGRPDAIISLPGTGTGYGQQPGGIGTQPGYGQTGGQTGSAGQPGVGSLSGIGGQPGIGGQPGPGGQLGGAGTQQIGIGGGPAGGQPSGQPGVGGTVSQPGTQSGTGQPGGPPGYGTQGGSGQPGYGTQPGVSGQPGVEGTTGYGTQPGSSTGQPGYGSQPGVSGQPGVGTQPGSIAGQPGYGAQPGVGGTGVAGTQPGAGAGQPGYGAQPGVSGQPGVSGTGGYGTQPGSGSGQPGYGTQPGVGGTAGYGTQPGSGAGQPGYGTQPGSGAGQPGYGTQPGVSGTAGYGTQPGSGAVQPGYGTQPGVSGTAGYGTQPGSGAGQPSYGTQPGVGGTAGYGTQPGSGAGQPGYGTQPGSGAGQPGYGTQPGVSGTAGYGTQPGSGAGQPGYGTQPGVSGTTGYGTQPGSGAGQPGYGTQPGSGAGQPGYGTQPGVSGTAGYGTQPGSGAGQPGYGTQPGVGGTAGYGTQPGSGAGQPSYGTQPGSGAGQPGYGAQPGTGGYSGTRGDQPATGPAYGSQTGFGGQPGYGTQPGTAGQPGISGVQPGTGVGQPGYGTQPGVSGQPGIGGGQPGTGVGQPGYGTQPGVSGQPGVGGGQPGLVYPGYGTQPGSGGQPGIGGGQPGTGVGQPGYGTQPGVSGQPGIGGGQPGLVYPGYGTQPSSGGQPGIGGGQPGLVYPGYGTQPGSGGQPGIGGGQPGTGVGQPGYGTQPGVSGQPGIGGGQPGLVYPGYGTQPGTGGQPGIGGGQPGTGVGQQGYGTQPGISGQPGIGGGQPGTGVGQPGYGTQPGGQPGYGTQPGVGGQTVIGGGQPGTGQRQPGYGTQPGIGGQPGIGGGQPGTGVGQPGYGTQPGVGGQPGIGGGQPGTGQGQPGYGTQPGVGGQPGFGGGQPGTGVGQPGYGTQPGIGGQPGYGIQPGVGGQSGIGGGQPGTGVGQPGYGTQPGIGGQPGIGGGQSGTGVGQQGYGTQPGIGGQPGIGGGQPGTGVGQPGYGTQPGIGGQPGYGIQPGVGGQPGIGGGQPGTGVGQPGYGTQSGIAGQPGIGGGQPGTGVGQPGYGTQPGVGGQPGIGGGQPGTGVGQPGYGTQPGIAGVQPGGGIGQPGVGGSQIGAPGRYTTGPGVGLPSINGVGTPGGAGYSGATGLLPSGASGSGGVDDAFSQAESVIGDGQASASAQGKKNGGTANTQVSGTYSKGSSFSANAMTSDGDRSASAQVTGNADGAMSQSQGSGGPSQSQAQVQLNNKDGGTKASSQSGGLIHQSQSEVQANDKGGLADAQSSGPGQTSSQAQIGFRPGQDNNGAAAQGGGQASAQSGAHSGQSQSQIHGTSSFGVSYHGAAQSASGTKEQVATYREQNRELFNTISQFGNPGTAVTDRVDAVYSGPSLTSESDRIPELQLKSTKTSKEQDDKTSQPEPSLTENEEVDEGELPEDEYDEDDYYTEPAKPIKLEDYPASASQTKDQQPAPSASAPAPTLTYSQSSPTQKQQAAVPNSPTDAYKVIQNQNGRVNTYPTRTTTETVPSGFRGTVNVEKKFHTKALELHKPKKVNISLEEEDAKPTDVVAQKPRAPDSYVTVTKSVTGSMDNSKNPPQENKNFQSTYYTKSSTCGYFTFSCNIVYGANGRSKICRPKAPANSKC; encoded by the exons ATGTTGCCCTTTCGATGGGGCATGCTGATTGGTGTGGTGCTTCTCATAGCATACACAAATGGAGCGGCCATA GATCAATCatctgttgatgatgatgctgagcTGACTCCCCTGACTGATTTAGAGAGAACCAAAAGATA TGTTCGGGGACAAACACAGTCTCAGTACTTAAACTTCGGTAAGCCCGAAGAGGATGGCAAGGCGGAGGCGGAAGCTAATGAAAATGGGTCTCGTTCAACTGTTT CTGGAAGTCATGGCATGGGACAAGCACAGAGTCAGTTTTCTTCAGGAGATTGCAGTGAATGTTCTGGATATCCCAGTGCCAGTGGCATAGCAGGTACTGGCGGCTCATCTCTATATCCGAGTGGTCCTGGCCTCTCTGGTAGACCCGATGCTATCATAAGTCTTCCTGGCACTG GAACCGGCTATGGACAACAACCAGGCGGTATTGGAACTCAGCCCGGATATGGACAAACTGGTGGTCAAACCGGTAGCGCTGGACAACCCGGTGTTGGTAGTCTGTCCGGAATTGGTGGACAACCCGGCATCGGCGGCCAACCTGGACCTGGAGGACAACTTGGTGGTGCAGGCACCCAGCAAATTGGAATCGGTGGAGGACCTGCTGGAGGTCAACCAAGTGGCCAACCTGGTGTAGGAGGTACAGTTAGCCAACCTGGAACACAATCAGGAACAGGTCAGCCAGGAGGGCCACCTGGGTATGGAACCCAAGGAGGAAGTGGACAACCTGGATACGGAACGCAACCAGGAGTCAGCGGTCAACCTGGAGTGGAAGGTACTACTGGTTATGGCACTCAACCGGGATCAAGTACAGGTCAGCCTGGATATGGATCTCAGCCAGGAGTAAGCGGACAGCCTGGCGTAGGAACTCAACCTGGTTCAATCGCCGGCCAACCTGGTTATGGAGCTCAGCCAGGAGTTGGTGGTACTGGTGTTGCTGGAACTCAACCGGGAGCAGGAGCAGGTCAGCCAGGATATGGAGCTCAGCCAGGAGTAAGTGGACAGCCTGGAGTAAGTGGTACCGGTGGTTATGGAACTCAACCTGGATCAGGCTCAGGTCAACCTGGTTATGGAACTCAACCAGGAGTAGGTGGTACTGCTGGCTATGGTACTCAACCTGGATCAGGAGCAGGTCAACCTGGTTATGGAACTCAGCCTGGATCAGGAGCAGGCCAACCTGGTTATGGAACTCAACCAGGAGTAAGTGGTACTGCCGGTTATGGAACTCAACCTGGATCAGGCGCAGTTCAGCCCGGTTATGGAACTCAGCCAGGAGTTAGTGGTACTGCTGGTTATGGAACTCAACCTGGATCAGGCGCAGGCCAACCTAGTTATGGAACTCAACCTGGAGTAGGTGGTACTGCTGGTTATGGAACTCAACCTGGATCAGGAGCAGGTCAACCTGGTTATGGAACTCAGCCTGGATCAGGAGCAGGCCAACCTGGTTATGGAACTCAACCAGGAGTAAGTGGTACTGCCGGTTATGGAACTCAACCTGGATCAGGCGCAGGTCAGCCCGGTTATGGAACTCAACCAGGAGTTAGTGGTACTACTGGTTATGGAACTCAACCTGGATCAGGAGCAGGTCAACCTGGTTATGGAACTCAGCCTGGATCAGGAGCAGGCCAACCTGGTTATGGAACTCAACCAGGTGTAAGTGGTACTGCCGGTTATGGAACTCAACCTGGATCAGGCGCAGGTCAGCCCGGTTATGGAACTCAGCCAGGAGTTGGTGGTACTGCTGGTTATGGAACTCAACCTGGATCAGGAGCAGGTCAACCTAGTTATGGAACTCAGCCTGGATCAGGCGCAGGCCAACCTGGATACGGTGCTCAACCCGGTACCGGCGGATATTCTGGAACTCGTGGAGATCAACCTGCCACAGGACCTGCTTATGGAAGTCAAACTGGATTTGGGGGGCAACCTGGCTATGGAACTCAGCCAGGAACCGCTGGCCAGCCTGGAATCAGTGGAGTTCAACCAGGAACAGGAGTAGGACAACCAGGGTATGGAACTCAACCTGGTGTTAGTGGACAGCCTGGAATTGGCGGAGGTCAACCCGGAACAGGGGTAGGACAACCTGGTTATGGAACTCAACCTGGTGTTAGTGGACAGCCTGGAGTTGGAGGCGGTCAACCAGGATTAGTTTACCCTGGATATGGAACTCAACCCGGTAGTGGTGGACAGCCTGGAATTGGAGGAGGTCAACCCGGAACAGGGGTAGGACAACCTGGTTATGGAACTCAACCTGGTGTTAGTGGACAGCCTGGAATTGGAGGCGGTCAACCAGGATTAGTTTACCCTGGTTATGGAACTCAACCCAGTAGTGGTGGACAGCCTGGAATTGGAGGAGGCCAACCAGGATTAGTTTACCCTGGATATGGAACTCAACCCGGTAGTGGTGGACAGCCTGGAATTGGAGGAGGTCAACCAGGAACAGGGGTAGGACAACCTGGTTATGGAACTCAACCTGGTGTTAGTGGACAGCCTGGAATTGGAGGCGGTCAACCAGGATTAGTTTACCCTGGTTATGGAACTCAACCCGGTACTGGTGGACAGCCTGGAATTGGAGGAGGTCAACCCGGAACTGGAGTAGGACAGCAAGGTTATGGAACCCAACCCGGTATTAGTGGGCAGCCTGGAATTGGCGGAGGTCAACCAGGAACTGGAGTAGGACAGCCTGGATATGGAACTCAACCTGGTGGACAGCCTGGTTATGGAACACAACCCGGTGTTGGTGGACAGACAGTTATTGGGGGAGGTCAACCAGGAACTGGACAAAGACAGCCTGGTTATGGAACTCAACCCGGTATTGGTGGACAGCCTGGAATTGGTGGAGGTCAACCAGGAACAGGAGTAGGACAGCCTGGTTATGGAACTCAACCCGGTGTTGGTGGACAGCCTGGAATTGGCGGAG GTCAACCAGGAACTGGACAAGGACAGCCTGGTTATGGAACACAACCTGGTGTTGGTGGACAGCCTGGATTTGGCGGAGGTCAACCCGGAACTGGAGTTGGACAGCCTGGTTATGGTACTCAACCCGGTATTGGTGGACAGCCTGGATATGGAATTCAACCTGGTGTTGGTGGACAATCTGGAATTGGCGGAGGTCAACCCGGAACTGGAGTTGGACAGCCTGGTTATGGTACTCAACCCGGTATTGGTGGACAGCCTGGAATTGGTGGAGGTCAATCAGGAACAGGAGTAGGACAGCAAGGTTATGGAACTCAACCCGGTATTGGTGGACAGCCTGGAATTGGCGGAGGTCAACCCGGAACTGGAGTTGGACAGCCTGGTTATGGTACTCAACCCGGTATTGGTGGACAGCCTGGATATGGAATTCAACCTGGTGTTGGTGGACAACCTGGGATTGGCGGAGGTCAACCCGGAACTGGAGTTGGACAGCCTGGTTATGGTACTCAATCCGGTATTGCTGGACAGCCTGGAATTGGTGGAGGTCAACCAGGAACAGGAGTAGGACAGCCTGGTTATGGAACACAACCTGGTGTTGGTGGACAGCCTGGAATTGGCGGAGGTCAACCCGGAACTGGAGTAGGACAGCCAGGTTATGGAACTCAGCCTGGTATTGCAGGAGTACAACCTGGAGGTGGCATAGGACAACCAGGTGTTGGGGGTAGCCAAATTGGAGCTCCTGGACGTTACACAACTGGTCCTGGAGTTGGTTTACCTTCTATTAATGGCGTTG GTACCCCTGGTGGTGCAGGATATAGCGGAGCGACTGGTCTTCTTCCAAGCGGAGCGTCTG GTTCTGGTGGAGTGGATGACGCTTTCTCACAGGCCGAGTCAGTAATTGGAGATGGTCAAGCATCGGCCAGTGCACAAGGCAAGAAGAATGGAGGTACAGCCAATACGCAAGTGTCTGGCACCTACTCGAAGGGAAGTTCGTTCAGTGCAAACGCAATGACTTCCGATGGCGATCGTTCAGCCAGCGCACAAGTTACAGGAAACGCTGATGGGGCAATGAGTCAGTCACAAGGCTCAGGAGGTCCTTCACAATCACAAGCTCAAGTCCAACTTAATAACAAGGATGGAGGTACCAAAGCGTCTTCTCAGAGCGGAGGTCTCATACACCAAAGCCAGAGCGAAGTGCAGGCCAACGATAAGGGCGGATTAGCTGATGCTCAATCCAGTGGACCTGGTCAAACTTCTTCGCAGGCGCAAATCGGTTTCCGACCAGGTCAGGATAACAACGGAGCAGCTGCCCAGGGTGGTGGCCAAGCATCAGCACAATCGGGTGCTCACTCTGGACAGAGTCAATCGCAAATACACGGCACGTCTAG CTTTGGTGTATCATACCATGGTGCTGCTCAATCTGCATCAGGCACAAAAGAACAGGTTGCCACTTATCGCGAGCAGAATAGAGAGCTTTTCAATACAATCAGCCAGTTTGGCAACCCTGGCACTGC TGTGACCGATCGCGTTGACGCCGTCTACAGTGGCCCATCGCTTACATCGGAATCCGATAGGATTCCCGAACTACAGCTAAAATCCACTAAAACGAGCAAGGAACAAGATGACAAGACCAGTCAGCCCGAGCCTTCATTAACCGAGAACGAAGAAGTAGATGAAGGTGAGCTGCCCGAAGATGAATACGATGAAGATGACTACTACACTGAGCCTGCTAAGCCGATTAAGCTGGAAGACTATCCCGCATCTGCTAGTCAAACGAAGGATCAGCAGCCAGCTCCATCAGCATCAGCTCCAGCACCAACTTTAACCTATTCTCAATCCTCACccacacaaaagcaacaggCGGCTGTGCCGAATTCGCCTACAGACGCATACAAAGTGATTCAGAATCAAAATGGTCGTGTCAACACTTATCCCACCCGTACCACCACCGAAACGGTTCCAAGCGGCTTCCGCGGTACCGTTAACGTAGAGAAAAAGTTTCACACAAAAGCTTTAGAGTTGCATAAGCCTAAGAAGGTTAACATCAGTCTCGAGGAGGAGGATGCCAAGCCAACTGATGTTGTCGCCCAAAAGCCACGCGCCCCCGACAGTTATGTAACTGTCACCAAGTCGGTGACTGGCAGCATGGATAACTCAAAGAATCCGCCTCAGGAGAATAAAAACTTCCAGTCCACATATTACACAAAGTCGTCGACGTGCGGCTATTTCACATTCTCTTGCAACATTGTCTATGGTGCCAATGGACGCAGTAAGATCTGTCGGCCTAAGGCGCCGGCGAACAGCAAGTGCTAG